Within the Lacerta agilis isolate rLacAgi1 chromosome 15, rLacAgi1.pri, whole genome shotgun sequence genome, the region acagttggttagagcatggtgctgataatgccaaggttgcaggtttgatccctgtttTGGGCTGCTGTGTATTTCTGcagggtctcctccaactctacaattccatgattccattAATCTCCCCCTCCCTGGCCGCCCCCtgaattttattttctgctttattttcttttgcaaggGACCTTGGCATGAGCAAAAGTGcctcctgcaacaaaatgttgcagcattatCCACATTCCCTACAGGAGTGTTCCTGTTCAATGTGCCAGCCAGCTAGCCATGCTCTCCTTCCGCAGGCCATTCcctgtgttttccttttccagCTGACACACAACATTTCACAGCTGCTGGATACGCACAGTCCTCATTGGGTTGGGCTTCTGAGAAGAGGTGGGGCTAGGTTTCTCATTTGTTTTccataatttaattttatttttgtgttgctGCGAAGCTCCACATTCCTGCAGATATATTCTGATGCAGCCCACTGGTTTCTCAGTGAACCACATTTAGACTCCAGTCTAGTCAACACTGGGCCACTTGAGTTTTCTATTAGAGGGAGCAGCAATAATCATTCGGCACTTGTAAGACGTTGCTCTGTTAGTGTGGAAGCATCTATATTGTGGAACTGCCTGCCTATTGACAATCAGGCAGCCGTGCCTTTGCTGTACTCTCTTCGGTGCCTCTTAAAAACATTTTGCCTTTCCAGCCATATATAATGCTTAGCGTATAgctggttttaattatttttgaacgTTTTAGTTGTTCTTTTTAACTGatcattttgctgttttattcttttggTAAACCTCTTGGAGATTTTATTtagttgccatacgtctgggaaatcccagacatgtcctcttttggctatctcggggtggggggggggtttaaatatAAAAGCAAATGTCCAGGGTTTGGGGAGTTGTTGTGTGCTCGTAGCTTGGGTTCAGGCTCTGGCTTTGGCGCGGGTGGCTTGGCGGTGGTGGATAGCTGGGGGGCGAGCTCAAcaactctgccccccccaaaaaaatctcaacaactttttgggCGATCGcccaaaaaatgctcaacaaataTCCGGATTGATACCtcttgaaatacggcaaccctgtTTTATTGCAATTGAGCTGTGTATCAATTttgtgaaatgattttttttaaagcagacccattgaaacgaAGGGAACCAACCAAGTTAGTCCTATCCATTACTTTAAACGGGTCTACTTTGTAGTGTTCTGTTTCTTTATATACTTAACACCTTTTGGCTGAAGGGGAagccctacccacccacccacccacccccaaggcGGCTTACAAAGAACAAATAGATATAGAAGAGCACAAATTCGAAAACCAAAACCCTAATATTTCAAAAGTATTTAAAATATCCATGGCCCTGCCAAAAAGGCAAAGAGCATTCTCTACAAAAGCATCAAGAGAGGAAAAGAGCAAAATGCTTAAGCATCAGCTCTTCCTTATGAGAAGAGCCCTAGCTTGGGGTttcaatcccaggttcaatccctgctggcatctccaggtagggatgggagagattcttgcctgaaattctggagagctgctgccagccagtgtaggcagtactgagctggaaGGACCAATTGTTTGACTCCGTATAAgttagcttcctgtgttcctataagTGTCCAAGGCAGGGGGATTGGGCAAGGCATGTGGGGATGCCTGTGCCTTGTGATGGTTCCAGCAGTCTCTGCTCTGTAAGACTATTGCTGGACACAGCCCACTGAAAGATTGTTAAAGCTGCAGATTTGCCCTGTGTTTCATCACAGTTCTATTAAAGATGTACGTACTCAAACCCTGCAGGTGCGGCCGGACAGGATGGCTTCAAGAATCACGCCTCTGCTGGGCCTGTTCCTCCTTGCCATCTCCACCACCAGCGTCTCCCATGCTCAAAGCCCAAAGGCCTTCCAGAGGAAGCACGTCACATTCCTGGATCACATAGACCACAACCAATGCAACAGTGAGATGCGGAACAAGCAGATCTCTCTGACCGACAGCGAGTGCAAGCGGCTCAACACTTTCATCCACGCTCCTGAGCAAGCCGTCAACCAGGCGTGCACGGCGGGGGAACCATACGTGATCCGGAACCAGGAATACAAAAAGAGCCCCAAAAAGTTCCGTATCACAAACTGCAGGCTCTCTCAGGGACACGGGAACGACTGCGAATATGTGGCAGAAGCCAGCAGCTTGAGATACATTGTTGTGGCTTGCGACCAAAACGGCCGGCCGGTCCATCTGGAGAGGACGCTCACCGATGCAGCAGCCGGAAAGCCGGACGACAAGCAGCCGAGTTTGAACCCAACCAAGAAACCGTCTAATTCTGCAAGTGTAATAAATGCCCATTGGATTCGAGGGCAGGGAAGTTTGTGCATGGGGCGTTTGTGGGGAGTGCTGCTGTTTCTTTCCCTCGTCCTCTTCTGGTGCCTTTAAGAAGCAAATCATTTGAAGACAAGCTTGTCTCTGCTGCATCTCCTCTGGCCAGGCTCCTGTGGAAGACACAAGAGTGCAGGCCTGGTAGGAAAGCCAGGGAGCCCCACAATTCCTGTTGCCACACTTGCACAGTGAACGTCTTCTTCTGAGAAGACCCAAGGagctctgcaggatcagaccaaggtATATCTAGACCAACATCCTCCAACCaaccagtggccagccagatgttcacataagaagaacctgctggtcaggccaatggctcacctgGTTCAGCATCTTCTTATCATGGTAGCCAAGCAGATGTCCCAAagcaaaacccacaagcaggatctgagcatgagagacctctcccctcctgtggcttccagcaactggtattcagaagcattgctgcctccgactatGGACTTTGTTTGCTATTTCTGAACCTTTTCAAACTTTACAAAAATTATTTGTAACCAGAACCATGCACAATATTACAAATGCAGCTGCAACATAGATTtttataacagcattatgatatctGTATTTCCCCACACGCTGGAGAGGGGCAGCTGGACATTTGTGATCAGCTAATACCTTCCAACCCTTTGTTGGGCCCTGGTGGCAACACAGATGTTTAGGGGTTAGGCCTGAGGATATTTTCTGCAGAAGAGAACACTGCCTTCCTTCTTTTAATACTTAAATAGTGAATATATTTGGCCAAAATAGCAAGTTAGTGGACTGGGAGGGTATATCCTTTAAATATAGGCATTTTTTCTTATCTCCAGTATTTAGCTCTTGCTGCAATAACTGTTGAAGAAAATAGTTCTTGATCTTTTCAAATTACATTtattgcataaaataaaataagttctAAACTGGCACATTTTTTGTGATTCAAATCTATGCACTTCATTTATGGTATCTGGCCAGCCTTTCTGAAGACTTGAGGGATGCCCCCAACATTATTAAATGAGGGAAGTAGAGTGGGCTCCACCTCTGGAAAATTGGGGCCATCTCTTCACATCCAATACGCCTGAGGAGAAAACGGAACTTTTGAACTTGGCTGTATGTAACTTAAAAGGTTGCCCGAATGTAGCAGGGACAACTTAGCCCAGGATCTGCAATGAAATACTGTATGTTGCTGCCTTTGCTCACCCAGCAATGAGTGGCGATTGTCGAGCCTCTTCCTTTGGGTCTTTGTCCTTGCAAAGGCCGCCTACATGGAGACGATTTAAATCACCTCTGTGAGTTAAAAAGGCTGACACTGTTAACAAAGTAAATGGACGTAAGCCAAGCAGAAGGCAAAATTTAATACATGCCGAAAATAATAGTGTTACAAGTGCCATCTCAGTGTTCGCCTCTACTTTAGCCACGCCCATTAGAGCCACGCCCATCATGGACCTTGGCTCTCGTTTAACCACGCCCCCAGGAAGCTCTCTCATTCAGCCCCTTGGGAAAGCAATCCCGGTCGGCCACGCCCTTAGTGGCCACGCCTCTCTAACTGCTCTCCTTCGCTGACCACGCCTCTCCCTTAACCACGCCCCAAAGGAACCAATCTCTCCCTCAGCCACGTCCCTCCCCTTTAACTACTACAGGGATTGACGTCACCTCCCACCAATCACCTCAGCCCGCAGGGAGCGAGAGTCTCCCTCCACTGAGTCCACAAGGACCAGGAGAGGCGGTGGGCGTGGCTGCAATAGGCGCCATACTATCGGAAGCAGGCGCCGCGGCGCCCGCCCTCCTCCCTCAGCAACGTGGAGCGGAACGAGAGAGACATCCTGCAGGCACCTTGGCAACGGACGCAACCACAAAGGACCCGGAAGCAAAACCAGGGGGAGGCGGAAGTACTTCTGATCCCGGCAGTTGGACTctggggaagcaggaggaggatggAGCGGCTGCCGGTGGCGACCTGCCTGACGGTGCTGCTCTCCTTCCTGACCTCTGGGCCGAGCCTGCTGCGGTGGGGCGCGGAGTGGGGCCTGCCGGGAGACCTTTCTTCGGCCTTTTCTCTGCGCCCCGAGGCGGTGCTGGAGGGACAGGGTGAGGCGGAGGAACACcgaccccccctttcttttcgaCGGGGGGCGGTTAttgccaaaatgggggggggtagggTCGTTGGGGGTCCTGAGTCAAGGGAGGAGGAACTCGAGACTCCTACGCTAAGGCCTTGacctcagtgg harbors:
- the LOC117060356 gene encoding ribonuclease pancreatic-like produces the protein MASRITPLLGLFLLAISTTSVSHAQSPKAFQRKHVTFLDHIDHNQCNSEMRNKQISLTDSECKRLNTFIHAPEQAVNQACTAGEPYVIRNQEYKKSPKKFRITNCRLSQGHGNDCEYVAEASSLRYIVVACDQNGRPVHLERTLTDAAAGKPDDKQPSLNPTKKPSNSASAAYMETI